A single window of Desulfovibrio sp. DNA harbors:
- a CDS encoding dTDP-4-dehydrorhamnose 3,5-epimerase, with the protein MEATESTAQDVGIEGALLQPLAVIPTPGGPVMHMLRPESALLPDFHQCFGEIYFSEVLPGHVKAWKRHTRQVQHFAVPSGLLRIVLYDDRQGSATKGVLCELALGRPDNYALLRIPTGVWYGFAAMGDAPALICNCADIPHDPTEGQRLPVDDPSIPYSWNAGKA; encoded by the coding sequence ATGGAAGCCACAGAAAGCACGGCGCAGGATGTGGGCATTGAAGGCGCATTGCTGCAACCGCTGGCGGTGATCCCCACTCCCGGCGGCCCGGTGATGCATATGTTGCGCCCCGAATCCGCCCTGCTGCCCGATTTTCACCAGTGCTTCGGCGAAATATATTTTTCCGAAGTTCTGCCCGGTCACGTCAAGGCGTGGAAGCGCCATACCCGCCAGGTACAGCATTTTGCCGTTCCTTCCGGCCTTTTGCGCATCGTGCTGTATGATGACAGGCAAGGCTCCGCCACTAAAGGCGTTTTGTGCGAACTGGCCCTGGGCAGGCCGGACAACTACGCCCTGCTGCGCATCCCCACGGGCGTGTGGTACGGCTTTGCGGCCATGGGCGACGCGCCTGCCCTCATATGCAACTGTGCGGACATTCCCCACGATCCGACCGAAGGCCAGCGCCTGCCCGTGGATGATCCTTCCATTCCCTACTCCTGGAACGCGGGAAAGGCATAA
- a CDS encoding response regulator transcription factor, giving the protein MPHNSPFQAAPHEQQAIETPERILVVEDDKAIRTLVTATLESHGMSFLAAATGREAIAAASASNPDVILLDLGLPDMDGVDIIRAVRQWTMTPIIVLSARSEDDDKVAALDAGADDYLTKPFSVDELLARLRAALRRIRYERGNMNRDQSIFENGPLRIDFAAGCVSVDGQEVRLAPMEYKLLCLLAHNAGKVLTHRTILQAVWGSTLPQNLPSLRVFMATLRKKLEAVSPQCSCIHTHVGVGYRMGRLETPPEV; this is encoded by the coding sequence ATGCCGCACAATTCGCCTTTTCAGGCTGCTCCACACGAGCAACAGGCCATTGAAACTCCAGAACGTATCCTTGTGGTGGAAGACGACAAGGCCATTCGCACTCTTGTGACGGCCACCCTTGAAAGCCACGGCATGTCCTTTCTTGCCGCCGCAACAGGACGTGAGGCTATTGCGGCAGCTTCTGCCTCGAATCCTGATGTGATCCTGCTTGACCTGGGGCTGCCCGATATGGATGGCGTGGATATTATCCGCGCAGTGCGGCAGTGGACCATGACGCCCATCATTGTTCTCAGCGCCCGCAGTGAAGACGATGATAAAGTGGCCGCGCTGGATGCCGGTGCGGACGATTACCTGACAAAACCTTTCAGTGTTGATGAACTGCTGGCGCGGCTTCGGGCCGCCCTGCGCCGCATACGCTATGAACGCGGCAACATGAACCGCGATCAAAGCATCTTTGAAAACGGCCCCCTGCGCATTGACTTCGCGGCGGGCTGTGTGTCCGTTGACGGACAGGAAGTGCGCCTTGCCCCCATGGAGTACAAACTCTTGTGCCTGCTCGCCCATAACGCGGGCAAGGTACTCACGCACAGAACAATCCTCCAGGCCGTCTGGGGCTCTACCCTGCCCCAGAATTTACCATCCCTGCGCGTATTCATGGCTACCTTGCGCAAAAAGCTTGAAGCGGTTTCTCCACAGTGCAGCTGCATTCATACCCATGTTGGGGTTGGCTACCGCATGGGCCGCCTTGAAACCCCACCGGAAGTGTAG
- a CDS encoding IMP cyclohydrolase, which yields MEILPIRRAILSVTDKSGLVEFATFLTARGVELISTGGTQKVLEAAGLPVTAVSTVTGFPEILGGRVKTLHPKIHAGILANKDEESHMQTLTEKGIRPFDLVCVNLYDFAGAVERHLSLEEAVEEIDIGGPCMLRAAAKNFHSVLVLSSPQWYPMAMDEMRAHDNGVGLEFRQIMASRAFEATSRYDALITSYLRP from the coding sequence ATGGAAATTTTGCCCATCAGACGCGCCATATTAAGCGTCACGGACAAAAGCGGCCTTGTGGAATTCGCCACTTTTCTGACAGCCCGCGGCGTGGAGCTTATCTCCACCGGCGGCACCCAGAAAGTGCTGGAGGCGGCGGGGTTGCCCGTCACCGCGGTAAGCACGGTAACCGGTTTCCCCGAAATTCTCGGCGGCCGGGTAAAAACCCTGCACCCCAAGATTCACGCAGGCATTCTGGCCAACAAGGACGAAGAATCCCACATGCAGACCCTGACCGAAAAAGGCATACGCCCTTTTGACCTCGTCTGCGTCAACCTCTACGACTTTGCGGGCGCAGTGGAGCGGCACCTTTCGCTTGAGGAAGCCGTGGAAGAAATCGACATCGGCGGCCCATGTATGTTGCGGGCGGCTGCCAAGAACTTTCACAGCGTCCTTGTGCTGTCCTCACCCCAGTGGTACCCCATGGCCATGGACGAAATGCGCGCCCACGACAACGGTGTTGGCCTGGAATTTCGCCAGATTATGGCTTCGAGGGCCTTTGAGGCCACTTCGCGCTACGACGCCCTTATCACGTCCTATCTTCGTCCTTAA
- a CDS encoding exodeoxyribonuclease III translates to MQFKLVSWNVNGLRAVSAKAEWDWFTQTDADVVALQETKAHPEQLDETVREPAGWESRWASSSVKKGYSGVAVYSRKPFLSCSAELPQPEYQGEGRLLHLEYPAFHFFNGYFPNGGAEELDENGKPTGAFKRVPYKMGYFEAFLAYAEECRKTKPIVVCGDFNIAHRPIDLARPRQNEKNTGFLPEERAFMDRFLAMGYVDTFRHVHGDAPDNYSWWSYKSRAREKNVGWRIDYFFVSQELAPAIRDAWIEQDVYGSDHCPVGLSLEV, encoded by the coding sequence ATGCAGTTCAAACTTGTATCCTGGAACGTCAACGGCCTGCGCGCGGTATCCGCCAAGGCTGAATGGGACTGGTTCACGCAGACCGATGCGGATGTGGTGGCCCTGCAAGAAACCAAGGCCCACCCCGAACAACTGGACGAAACCGTGCGGGAGCCTGCGGGCTGGGAATCGCGCTGGGCGTCCAGCAGTGTAAAAAAGGGTTATTCCGGCGTGGCCGTGTACAGCCGCAAACCTTTTTTGTCGTGCAGCGCTGAACTGCCGCAGCCCGAATATCAGGGCGAGGGGCGTCTGCTGCATCTGGAATACCCGGCATTTCATTTTTTCAACGGCTATTTTCCCAACGGCGGCGCAGAAGAGCTGGACGAAAACGGCAAACCCACAGGCGCATTCAAGCGGGTGCCCTACAAAATGGGCTATTTCGAGGCTTTTCTGGCCTATGCTGAAGAATGCCGCAAAACAAAACCCATTGTGGTCTGCGGCGATTTCAACATCGCGCACAGGCCCATTGATCTGGCCCGCCCCAGGCAGAATGAAAAAAATACGGGCTTTCTGCCCGAAGAGCGGGCTTTTATGGATCGCTTTCTTGCCATGGGCTATGTGGATACGTTCCGTCACGTGCACGGCGATGCGCCCGACAACTATTCGTGGTGGTCGTACAAGAGCCGGGCGCGCGAAAAGAACGTGGGCTGGCGCATTGACTACTTTTTTGTGTCGCAGGAGCTTGCGCCCGCCATCCGTGACGCCTGGATCGAGCAGGACGTTTACGGCTCGGATCATTGCCCTGTGGGCCTGAGCCTTGAGGTGTAG
- the rfbF gene encoding glucose-1-phosphate cytidylyltransferase, producing the protein MKVIIMCGGKGTRLREETSVKPKPMVEIGGRPVLWHIMSIYARFGFKDFVLPLGYKGQVIKQYFHDYNIRNTDFTVDLKNGDITTYPSHIEDWRVTLCDTGEDTLKGGRLKRVAKYIDTDSFMVTYGDGVADIDLQKLIEFHKQSGSIGTFTGVRMPSRFGTVRTDDKGKILSWEEKPVLDEYINCGFFVFKREFLDYLTEDESCDLEKEPLQRLAAEGQLSMYPHPGQWQCMDTLRDSIKLNELWDSGRAFWV; encoded by the coding sequence ATGAAAGTCATTATTATGTGTGGCGGCAAGGGCACGCGCTTGCGCGAAGAAACCTCGGTCAAACCCAAGCCTATGGTCGAGATCGGCGGACGGCCCGTGCTGTGGCACATCATGTCCATTTATGCCCGCTTCGGCTTCAAGGATTTTGTACTGCCGCTGGGCTACAAGGGGCAGGTCATAAAGCAGTATTTTCATGACTACAATATCCGCAACACGGATTTTACCGTTGATCTGAAAAACGGCGACATCACCACCTACCCCAGTCACATTGAAGACTGGCGCGTCACCCTGTGCGACACCGGCGAGGACACCCTCAAGGGCGGTCGTCTCAAACGTGTGGCCAAGTATATTGACACTGACAGCTTCATGGTCACTTATGGCGACGGCGTGGCCGACATCGACCTGCAAAAGCTTATCGAGTTCCACAAGCAGTCAGGCAGCATCGGCACCTTCACGGGCGTGCGCATGCCCTCGCGTTTCGGCACAGTGCGTACCGACGACAAGGGCAAAATCCTTTCATGGGAAGAAAAACCCGTGCTGGACGAATACATCAACTGCGGCTTTTTTGTCTTCAAACGCGAGTTTCTGGACTACCTCACCGAGGACGAAAGCTGCGACCTTGAAAAAGAACCCCTGCAAAGGCTTGCGGCTGAAGGGCAGCTTTCAATGTACCCGCATCCCGGCCAGTGGCAGTGCATGGACACGCTGCGCGACTCCATCAAGCTCAACGAGCTTTGGGACTCCGGCCGCGCTTTCTGGGTGTAA
- the rfbG gene encoding CDP-glucose 4,6-dehydratase, producing MFANAYKGRRVFVTGHTGFKGSWLAAWLSQMGAVVGGFSDDVPTTPSHYSAMNLGAHLETDLRGDIRDRDALVRAVRQFRPDAVFHLAAQALVRKSYDDPALTFESNMMGTLNMLEAVRACPDVGAVVMITSDKCYRNDEWVWGYRETDHLGGHDPYSASKSCAEIIAHSYFESFFKDGPACATVRAGNVIGGGDWATDRIVPDCARAWAAGQPVQIRSPWATRPWQLVLEPLSGYLWLGARLLLGQNNPFDLRGQAYNFGPAADVNNTVAEVVEALAMHWPGFNSEMDKAGQAGMKECTLLKLCCDKALAHLGWKATLNFEETIRYTAEWYHCFYQGEGGKKPQNMLDFTLGQISAYVNAAEQRGQVWVK from the coding sequence ATGTTTGCCAACGCATACAAGGGACGCCGGGTTTTCGTAACCGGGCACACGGGCTTTAAAGGCTCCTGGCTGGCGGCATGGCTGAGCCAGATGGGCGCTGTGGTGGGCGGTTTTTCCGACGACGTGCCCACCACCCCTTCGCATTACAGCGCCATGAACCTTGGCGCGCACCTTGAGACCGACCTGCGCGGCGACATTCGCGACCGCGACGCCCTTGTGCGGGCCGTGCGCCAGTTCCGCCCGGACGCGGTCTTCCATCTGGCCGCCCAGGCCCTGGTGCGTAAATCCTATGACGATCCGGCGCTTACGTTTGAGTCCAACATGATGGGCACGCTCAACATGCTGGAGGCAGTGCGCGCCTGCCCCGACGTCGGCGCTGTGGTCATGATCACCTCGGACAAGTGCTACCGCAATGACGAGTGGGTGTGGGGCTACCGCGAAACCGACCACCTTGGCGGGCACGATCCCTACTCCGCTTCCAAGAGCTGCGCCGAAATCATCGCGCATTCCTATTTTGAGAGCTTTTTCAAGGACGGCCCGGCCTGCGCCACGGTGCGCGCGGGCAACGTCATCGGCGGCGGCGACTGGGCCACAGACCGCATTGTGCCCGACTGCGCCCGTGCCTGGGCAGCAGGCCAGCCTGTGCAGATCCGCAGCCCCTGGGCCACCCGCCCCTGGCAGCTGGTTCTGGAGCCGCTTTCGGGCTACCTGTGGCTGGGCGCGCGGCTGCTTCTTGGCCAGAACAACCCCTTTGACCTGCGCGGTCAGGCGTACAACTTCGGCCCCGCCGCTGATGTGAACAATACCGTGGCCGAGGTGGTTGAAGCCCTGGCCATGCACTGGCCCGGCTTTAACAGCGAAATGGACAAGGCCGGGCAGGCCGGCATGAAGGAATGCACCCTGCTCAAGCTTTGCTGCGACAAGGCCCTGGCCCATCTGGGCTGGAAGGCCACGCTGAATTTTGAAGAAACCATCCGCTACACTGCGGAATGGTACCACTGCTTCTATCAGGGCGAAGGCGGGAAAAAACCGCAGAACATGCTGGACTTCACGCTGGGCCAGATTTCGGCCTATGTGAACGCCGCCGAACAGCGCGGACAGGTGTGGGTAAAGTAA
- a CDS encoding sensor histidine kinase KdpD produces the protein MADSYSRPSPDALLAQLRQTEPGNTPLTANAAARPGGAFPPRGTLKIFFGYAAGVGKTYAMLRAAHTAAEQGQNVAVGYVEPHPRPETAALLDGLKSVPPLVLPYRNMSLNELDVDAVLSLRPEIALVDELAHSNTEGCRNRKRYQDVEELLQAGISVWTTVNVQHLESLNDVVAAMTGVMVRERVPDSVFDGADHVELVDLEPDELMARLRRGKIYAESQVQRALGHFFLPANLIALRELALRRMADRINRRALPADSNGGEAKRQIKEHILICLSGAPSNARVIRTAARMVEAFHADFTALFVQNESANRNSAKSRKTLRENTRLAEDLGAAIVTLQGEDIPTQIAEYARLSGVSKIVVGRSPTGGWPPRRGKTLVERLAELAPEMETYIIPDAKTAGDGLQNNSPMSAALRTLRSTIPLSWRQWAITALLLSVCTSAGFLTISLDMPNSSIAGLYMLGVLGVSILTSGPWYGVAASIAGVALFDFLFVAPRFSFTVYDVDYLSLFIATLMVSVVTSAITTRARSQARRSAARALHTELLLGNSRRLQKAANEEDILAEAARQFSTLLACEATIYPVRNGRLEPGINFSHGMNAGSYLEKKALVDGKKRRDDRAVSADKSPTYGKDERAVAEWVAKNGRPAGAGTDSLPGAQRSFVPIRSQTEVLAVAALDFHANHPGSLADAASKNLVLALAGECAMALEKERLGRANAQIAAQAQQEKLRADVLRSIPHDLRTPLTSICGNAAILAGRDSLAENPEQRAQLATAIEEDARYLVGMVENLLALTRLEQQGFTLRLEPELLEDVISEAMNITNRRAARHVLLAEIPDTLLMARMDARLMVQVLVNLLDNAVKYTPEGTAIHIRALADGPWARVAVADDGPGISNEEKNHIFDMFHAAAVKKGDGRRGMGLGLALCRSIVRAHGGDIQVFDNTPHGAVFSLTLPRETGYGEQTTDSAPPLATEHKQE, from the coding sequence ATGGCAGACAGTTATTCCCGTCCATCTCCGGACGCATTGCTGGCGCAGTTGCGACAAACTGAACCCGGCAACACCCCGCTTACAGCGAATGCTGCTGCGCGGCCTGGAGGCGCTTTTCCGCCACGCGGGACGCTCAAGATATTTTTCGGCTACGCGGCAGGGGTGGGCAAAACATACGCCATGCTCCGGGCGGCCCACACCGCCGCAGAACAAGGGCAGAACGTGGCTGTGGGATACGTTGAACCGCATCCCCGGCCTGAAACTGCGGCCCTGCTGGATGGGCTGAAAAGTGTTCCGCCGCTGGTTCTGCCTTACCGGAATATGTCGCTCAACGAGCTGGATGTGGACGCAGTGCTGTCCCTCAGGCCGGAAATAGCCCTCGTGGACGAACTTGCGCACTCCAATACCGAAGGTTGCCGCAACCGCAAACGGTATCAGGATGTGGAAGAACTGCTGCAAGCGGGCATATCCGTCTGGACAACCGTCAACGTACAACATCTGGAAAGCCTCAATGATGTGGTGGCCGCCATGACCGGCGTTATGGTGCGCGAGCGCGTGCCCGACAGCGTGTTTGACGGCGCTGACCATGTGGAACTGGTGGATCTGGAGCCAGACGAGCTCATGGCCCGGCTGCGCAGAGGCAAGATCTATGCTGAATCTCAGGTGCAGCGCGCGCTGGGGCACTTTTTCCTGCCCGCGAACCTCATAGCCCTGCGTGAACTGGCGCTGCGGCGCATGGCCGACCGCATCAACCGGCGCGCACTGCCCGCCGACAGCAACGGGGGCGAAGCAAAACGGCAGATCAAGGAACATATTCTCATCTGTCTCTCGGGCGCGCCAAGCAACGCCCGCGTCATCCGTACCGCCGCGCGCATGGTGGAGGCTTTTCACGCCGATTTTACCGCCCTGTTCGTGCAAAACGAATCCGCAAACCGTAACAGCGCCAAAAGCCGAAAGACGTTGCGCGAAAATACCCGCCTGGCCGAAGACCTGGGCGCGGCCATCGTCACCTTGCAGGGTGAGGACATTCCAACGCAAATTGCCGAATACGCCCGGCTGAGCGGCGTGAGCAAAATTGTGGTGGGCCGTTCACCCACCGGAGGCTGGCCCCCGCGCAGGGGGAAAACCCTGGTGGAGCGCCTGGCCGAACTCGCCCCGGAAATGGAAACCTACATTATTCCCGACGCAAAAACCGCCGGGGACGGACTGCAGAACAACAGCCCGATGAGTGCGGCCCTGCGCACCCTGCGGAGCACCATTCCGCTTTCGTGGCGGCAATGGGCGATTACCGCGCTCCTGCTCTCTGTATGCACCAGCGCCGGGTTTTTAACGATTTCATTGGACATGCCCAATTCCAGTATTGCAGGATTGTATATGCTGGGCGTGCTGGGCGTTTCCATTCTTACTTCTGGCCCATGGTACGGGGTGGCCGCATCCATTGCTGGCGTGGCCCTGTTTGATTTTCTGTTTGTAGCGCCACGGTTCAGTTTTACCGTGTACGACGTGGACTATCTGAGCCTCTTCATAGCCACGCTCATGGTTTCTGTGGTGACCAGCGCCATTACCACCCGGGCCAGAAGTCAGGCCCGGCGCAGCGCGGCCAGGGCACTGCATACAGAACTGCTCCTGGGCAATAGCCGCAGACTACAAAAAGCGGCCAATGAAGAAGACATCCTTGCGGAAGCCGCCCGTCAGTTCAGCACCCTGCTTGCTTGCGAGGCAACCATATACCCCGTCCGCAATGGTCGCCTGGAACCAGGAATCAATTTTTCTCATGGCATGAATGCAGGCTCGTACCTTGAAAAAAAAGCGCTCGTGGATGGTAAAAAGCGCCGTGATGACAGAGCCGTAAGCGCCGATAAAAGCCCGACGTACGGCAAGGATGAGCGGGCCGTGGCGGAATGGGTTGCCAAAAATGGTCGTCCTGCGGGAGCAGGAACGGATTCCCTGCCTGGGGCGCAACGGAGTTTTGTTCCCATCCGCAGTCAGACGGAAGTTCTTGCCGTTGCCGCACTGGATTTCCACGCGAACCATCCGGGATCACTGGCGGACGCGGCCAGCAAGAATCTTGTCCTGGCATTGGCGGGCGAATGCGCCATGGCCCTGGAAAAAGAGCGCCTTGGCCGCGCCAATGCCCAAATAGCCGCCCAGGCCCAGCAGGAAAAGCTGCGGGCTGATGTGCTGCGTTCCATTCCGCACGATCTGCGCACGCCTTTGACCAGCATTTGCGGCAACGCGGCTATTCTGGCGGGACGCGACAGCCTTGCGGAAAACCCGGAACAACGCGCGCAACTGGCAACGGCCATTGAGGAGGACGCCCGCTATCTCGTGGGCATGGTGGAAAACCTGCTGGCTCTGACACGTCTTGAACAACAGGGCTTTACCTTGCGCCTTGAGCCCGAACTGCTTGAGGATGTTATATCCGAGGCCATGAATATAACAAACCGCCGCGCCGCTCGGCACGTTCTGCTGGCGGAAATTCCCGACACCCTGCTCATGGCCCGCATGGATGCGCGACTTATGGTGCAGGTGCTCGTCAACCTGCTGGACAACGCGGTTAAATATACCCCTGAGGGCACTGCCATACATATACGCGCACTGGCCGACGGGCCATGGGCACGCGTGGCAGTGGCTGATGACGGGCCGGGCATTTCCAATGAAGAAAAAAATCATATCTTTGACATGTTCCATGCCGCAGCAGTAAAAAAAGGCGACGGCAGACGGGGCATGGGGCTTGGGCTGGCTTTGTGCCGCAGCATTGTCCGGGCTCACGGCGGCGACATACAAGTGTTCGACAATACCCCCCATGGCGCCGTGTTTTCGCTGACGCTGCCAAGAGAGACGGGCTACGGCGAGCAAACGACAGATTCCGCCCCACCGCTTGCAACAGAACACAAACAAGAGTGA
- a CDS encoding prenyltransferase, with protein MAYSSLLRAAWQGRPDNAPRLSGAATLRAWWQACRPPFFITAAIPVTLALAFAFRLEGQISPRQWTVYGLLLLGCFMGLTIANFANDLFDHILGVDGGDNIGGSRVIQNGSISPRQLSVALMLLTPATLAVGGLLIAMTPAGLRCALWAASLFAVASAIFYVAPPLRYGHRALGELFVCLNMGFIMVCASTSLLLQVFDPRSMALALPIGLMVAGVLYYQSLPEIETDLAAGKHTLANRLGKDRAALVFRLWWPAVWLLLLNLWATGLAGWPVALALLGLPFYLRACRHIEAAGSGDWLPLDAYGHLVRKCYLLSGAALIAGVAL; from the coding sequence ATGGCATACAGCAGTCTGTTGCGGGCCGCCTGGCAAGGGCGGCCCGACAATGCCCCTCGCCTGTCGGGCGCAGCGACGTTGCGCGCATGGTGGCAAGCCTGCCGCCCACCCTTCTTCATCACGGCGGCCATACCGGTAACTTTGGCTCTGGCCTTTGCCTTTCGCCTTGAGGGGCAGATCAGCCCACGGCAGTGGACTGTTTACGGCCTTCTTCTGCTCGGCTGCTTTATGGGGCTGACCATAGCCAACTTCGCCAATGACCTTTTCGACCATATCCTTGGTGTGGACGGCGGCGACAATATCGGCGGATCGCGCGTTATCCAGAACGGCTCCATCAGCCCCCGCCAGCTTTCGGTAGCGCTTATGCTGCTTACCCCCGCCACGCTGGCTGTGGGCGGGCTGCTCATAGCCATGACGCCCGCAGGATTGCGCTGCGCTTTGTGGGCCGCGAGCCTTTTTGCCGTGGCTTCGGCCATTTTCTACGTGGCCCCGCCCCTGCGCTACGGGCACAGGGCGCTGGGTGAGCTGTTCGTCTGCCTGAACATGGGCTTTATCATGGTTTGCGCCAGCACGTCCCTGCTGCTGCAAGTCTTTGACCCCCGCAGCATGGCGCTGGCGCTTCCCATAGGGCTTATGGTGGCGGGCGTGCTGTACTACCAGAGCCTGCCTGAAATCGAAACAGACCTTGCCGCCGGCAAACACACTCTGGCCAACAGGCTGGGCAAGGACAGGGCCGCGCTGGTCTTTCGCCTGTGGTGGCCCGCCGTATGGCTGCTGCTGCTCAATTTGTGGGCGACCGGGCTGGCGGGCTGGCCTGTGGCGCTGGCCCTGCTGGGCCTGCCCTTTTATCTGCGGGCCTGCCGCCATATCGAGGCGGCAGGGTCCGGCGACTGGCTGCCTCTGGACGCGTATGGGCATCTGGTGCGCAAATGCTATCTTTTGAGCGGCGCGGCGCTCATTGCCGGAGTGGCCCTTTAG
- a CDS encoding pseudouridine synthase has protein sequence MELEFRFRNNDMGMLFPTFQERVNAMLPAQKAEAATEASAATELKPLVTDTPHMLNNEEMTQALAQVEEEAAQHSQELMQAHSGLNEQRVARLLGLLD, from the coding sequence GTGGAACTGGAATTCCGTTTTCGCAATAATGACATGGGGATGTTGTTCCCCACGTTTCAGGAAAGAGTGAACGCCATGCTGCCCGCCCAAAAAGCGGAAGCAGCAACCGAAGCTTCCGCCGCGACAGAGTTGAAGCCTCTGGTCACGGATACGCCGCACATGCTCAACAATGAAGAAATGACCCAGGCACTTGCCCAGGTGGAAGAAGAAGCCGCCCAACACAGCCAGGAACTGATGCAGGCGCACTCCGGCCTCAATGAGCAGCGCGTGGCACGGCTTTTGGGGCTGCTTGACTAG
- the hflX gene encoding GTPase HflX, whose amino-acid sequence MFNRRFPAEDVYTVEQARELALLSRAVGRQVGLLIDRKGRVQMVIVGEPGSILIPELPRGRSGNERLRGLRLLHTHLTPGGISQEDLMDMLFLRLDAVIALTVNPVGDPVQWQAAHLLPSSVNGQAYHLDQPRPWDRTAAHMTDTAEALEEELSRRAEDAKEADGSPRVLLVSVAAVPRIIQERNLDELGELARTAGLTVAGRMVQRVTQVNPRLIMGRGKVAELEVLALQGRAGMLIFDGELSPSQLHNLADITERKVIDRTQLILDIFAQHAVSRAGKLQVELAQLRYTQPRLVGKNRAMDRLMGGIGGRGPGETKLETDRRKIRDRMARIRKELDQLRRQRSFTRARRSRQGIPLAALVGYTNAGKSTLLNTLTRSEVLAENKLFATLDPTTRRLRFPAEKELILADTVGFIRNLPKELMDAFRATLEELEAAQLLLHVADASHPDLLQQINAVETILAEMELDRVPRLLILNKWDQLEAPARAELADAFPLALPITAKTGEGCKVLLEELEMRLLHEATNIVEDIPYSLN is encoded by the coding sequence TTGTTCAACCGCCGTTTTCCGGCGGAAGACGTCTATACGGTGGAGCAGGCGCGTGAACTGGCCCTGCTTTCACGCGCCGTAGGACGGCAGGTTGGCCTGCTCATAGACCGCAAGGGCCGCGTGCAGATGGTCATTGTGGGCGAGCCGGGCAGCATATTGATTCCTGAACTGCCCAGAGGCCGCAGCGGCAACGAACGCCTGCGTGGCCTGCGTCTCTTGCACACGCACCTGACCCCCGGCGGCATCAGCCAGGAAGACCTCATGGATATGCTCTTCCTCCGGCTGGACGCCGTCATCGCGCTTACGGTCAATCCCGTGGGCGACCCCGTGCAGTGGCAGGCCGCGCATTTGCTGCCCTCCAGCGTCAACGGCCAGGCCTACCACCTTGACCAGCCCCGCCCCTGGGACCGCACGGCGGCCCATATGACGGACACGGCCGAAGCGCTGGAAGAAGAGCTGTCCCGCAGGGCCGAAGACGCCAAGGAGGCGGACGGCAGCCCGCGAGTTCTGCTGGTTTCCGTGGCTGCTGTGCCCCGCATCATTCAGGAGCGCAACCTGGACGAACTGGGCGAGCTGGCGCGCACCGCCGGTCTGACCGTGGCCGGGCGTATGGTGCAACGCGTGACCCAGGTGAACCCGCGCCTTATCATGGGCCGGGGCAAGGTGGCGGAGCTTGAAGTGCTGGCCCTGCAAGGCAGAGCGGGCATGCTGATCTTTGACGGCGAGCTTTCGCCCTCGCAACTGCACAATCTGGCTGACATCACCGAGCGCAAGGTCATAGACCGTACACAGCTTATTCTTGATATTTTTGCCCAGCACGCCGTTAGCCGCGCGGGCAAGTTGCAGGTGGAACTGGCCCAGTTGCGCTACACCCAGCCGCGCCTGGTGGGCAAAAACCGCGCCATGGACCGCCTCATGGGCGGCATCGGCGGGCGCGGCCCCGGCGAAACCAAACTTGAGACCGACCGCCGCAAAATACGCGACCGCATGGCCCGCATCCGCAAGGAGCTTGACCAGTTACGCCGCCAGCGCTCCTTTACCAGGGCGCGCCGCTCACGTCAGGGCATCCCCCTGGCCGCCCTTGTGGGCTACACCAATGCGGGCAAGTCCACCTTGCTCAATACGCTCACCCGCTCCGAGGTGCTTGCGGAGAACAAACTTTTCGCCACTCTTGATCCCACCACGCGGCGGCTGCGCTTTCCCGCTGAAAAAGAGCTTATTCTGGCCGACACCGTAGGGTTTATCCGCAATCTGCCCAAGGAACTCATGGACGCTTTTCGCGCCACCCTTGAGGAACTGGAGGCTGCCCAGCTGCTTCTGCATGTGGCCGATGCCTCGCATCCCGACCTTTTGCAGCAGATCAACGCCGTGGAAACCATACTGGCCGAAATGGAGCTTGACCGCGTGCCGCGCCTGCTCATCCTCAATAAATGGGATCAGCTGGAAGCCCCTGCCAGGGCGGAACTGGCCGACGCCTTTCCCCTTGCCCTGCCCATTACCGCCAAAACAGGCGAGGGCTGCAAGGTGCTGCTGGAAGAGCTTGAAATGCGCCTGCTGCACGAGGCCACGAACATTGTTGAAGATATCCCGTACAGCCTCAACTAG